Within the Emticicia oligotrophica DSM 17448 genome, the region GGCCTAAGATTAAATCCTTCTCTCCACCATTTCTTGCTAATGCAATATTCATATAATTATTTGTTGCATCTTCTTTGGTTGCTGGAGCGGTTAAACTTACCTGATAGCCCAATCCTGCTAAATCTAAAACTGCTTTCGCAGCATCTTTTGCTTTTTGCCAACGCTCCGAACGATTTCCACTTGTATAGCCTAAAATTTCAGCTTTAGCATATGCCGCTAAAGTTGGCGATTTGGCCTTTGCGGTTGTCATATCATGCAAATCACTTGCCGCATACAATAAATTACGTGCCTTTAATGCCAAAGCTGCTGCCTTTGTTGCACGCCCTGCTGCCATTGTTCTACCATCAAGAAGCTTAGCTGCTTCATCGCAATCTTTCACTATAAAATTGATACATTCTTCGTAAGATTTACGTTCAGCTAAAAGGTCTGGGTCATCAAGGGTATAAGCTTTATCTACAATCGGTACACCACCATAATATCTTACCAATTGGTGATAATAATAAGCACGCATAAACTTGGCTTCACCCATTAATCTATTCACTAAAGTTGGGTCATTGAATTGAGGTTTTTCAAGGTTTTGAATCGCTAAATTACATGCACGAATACGAGAATACATGTTTGCCCAAGCAAGTGTACCATTTATCCAACCGTTATCTGCAGGATTTGAACGAGCCTCAGTAATTGTCGTAATTCCTCGGCCTGGGTGAGTAAACATGGTTTCATCAGTAAGAGAAGCCAACATTTGTTCATCAAACCCACCATTACCAAAGCCTCCATAAAGGTTAGTAACAAAGGCATCAGTAAGGGCGGCATCAGACCAAACTGCCGATTCTGATACTGCATCTAAAGGTTTAGTATTGACGAAGTCATCATTACAGCTCGTCATTGTAAAGCCAGCTGTAAAGAAACTTATTGCTAATATTTTTATTCTTTTCATAGTATTTTTTCGATTTAGTAAGGAATTAGAATGTAACCGTTAACCCACCATTAATAATTCTTTGTTGTGGATAGTATTGACCCGTCGAACTACTTGATTCTGGGTCAAACGAATCGAATTTCGTAATGGTGAATAAGTTCAAACCGTTTACATAGAGTCTTAAGGCACTCATACCTGCTTTTCTAGTAAGTTTTTCCGGAATAGTATAACCAACCTCAAAGTTTTTCAAACGAATATAATCTGTACTTCTAAACCAATAGGTATTGTTTGCCGAGAAGTATTGGTCACTACGATTGGCAATACGTGGATGTACACTGCTCGGATTTTCAACAGTCCAGCGGTCACGATACATACTATAAAGGAAGTTACCAATATTACCCATTTCACCTGGGCTCACGTATTGTTTCGCACCTGCTGCTCCTTGGAATAACACATTCAAATCGAAGTTTTTATAACTAGCAATAAAGCTCATACCACCTTGGAACATCGGGATATTATTGAAGTCAGTACGTACTTGGTCGTCTGGTGTAATTTTTCCATCTCCATTATAATCAAGGTATTTCATATCGCCCGGGCGAAGGGTGTTTACGATAGATTTGTAGTCAATCTTATTAGCATCAATTTCTGCTTGGTCTTTAAATACACCATCATAAATATATGCCTGTACAGTATTCATTGGGCGGCCTGTAGTTCTTTGCCACTCAGGAGCACCAGGTGCTTCATCCCAGAACAAAATTTTATTTTTCGCATAACCACCATTCACACTTATACTATATTTCAAGCCATTTTTCTCTCCTCGGTATCCAATTTGAGCATCAAAACCACGGTTTGCTACTTCTCCAAAGTTTTGTGGCGGAAGTGTCATACCAGTTGATTGTGGAATGGAAGCATTTTTAGGCCAAAGAATGTTTGTACGCTTGTTATAGAAGTAATCAAATTCGAAACTAACTTTACTATTGAATAATTGGCCTTCTAAACCAATGTTGGCATTATTGGCAACCTCCCAAGTAATATTGTTATTCGGCACACGTGTCTCAAACAAAGTTTTGGTTTCTGTATTATTAATAATGTAGCTATTAAAGCCATAAACCGAAAGATATTGATAATTATAATTTACCCCGTTAATTTGGATATTATCATTACCCATTTGACCGTATGAACCTCTAAGTTTCAAATAATTGATTGCAGGAATTTCTTTCATGAATTTTTCTTCAGAAAGTAACCAACCTGCCATTACACCAGGGAAAAAGCCATAACGAGTATTTTTTGGGAAATTATATGAGCCGTCATAACGCCATAAAAATTCTAGTAAATATTTCTCTTTGAAATTGTATGCAGCACGACCAAAATAATTTAAACGAGCTGTTTCAAAGGCACCGCCACCATTGTTTTTTTCTAAATCACCACCCGCAAACATTTGGTCGAGTGCAGAAGAAATAAAGTAACGACGATATGCATTTAGGTTATCTCCTTGGACTGTCTCACGGTTAGAACCCGCTAAGAGTGTAAGTCCGTGGTCTTTAAATTTACGTTCGTAAGAAATCACTCCACCTAATAAAATATTAAGCGTATTTTCAACTCCTTGATTTAAGTTTGGCTCGGCAGGGCCACGCTTACTTGCAATTAATTTTGGCGTTACGCCATCTGCCTCGAAACCTACCCCTCTTTCATAGAGAATCCATGGGGTAGTCCATCTTTTTGTATTACGAATTAATTTATCAACCGAGGCTGTAGCTGTAAATTTCAAGCCATCAATGCCAGGAATTTTGATATCTAATTGCCCGTTTGTTTGTAAGTAATCTCTTTTGTCACGGTCATACCCAGTAGCATTGGTAGTAATCACCACAGGGTTTTGTCCGTTCTCAATATCAGGGCCCGGTAAGCCATTTGGCCAATAAGCTGGTTGCTGTGGTTTTCCACGCATCAACATTCTGAAGATAGCTCCTGCACTTTGAGTTGGGAAGAAACGGTACTCTTCACGACCAAGCATACCTAAGTTCAAATCAATATATTTATTAACTTTTGCATTCAAATTGATACGTAAATCATATTGCTGATAGCCCGTAGCTGAGTTTTTATAGTAAGCATCTTGATTTTGGTATCCTAATGAAGCCAAATACTTAAGATTTGATGAGCCACCCGTTAACTGTAAATTATGACGAGACTGTGGTGACCAGTCCTTTAAGGTTGCTGCATACCAATCTGTATCAGGGTGTCCCCATGGGTCTGAGCCATCTTTATATTTTTGCATATCATCAGGCGTAAACGGTGCTTTTCTAACTGTACCGTTTGGTCTTGTATAAGAACCAGCCGATTTATAAGCTTGTGTTGCAGCAGACCATTCACTTGCTGGAAGGCCATAAATATCCAAATCATTTAACATTTCGGTATATTGAGCGGCATTAGCTAGTTTTGGCAGTTTAGTTGGCTGAGAATAACCTTGATTATATGAATAAGATAATTCTGGCTTACTTTCTTTACCTTTTTTGGTTGTAATCAAGATTACACCATTGGCAGCTCTAGCACCGTAAATTGCAGCAGATGCATCTTTCAATACTGAAATTGTTTCAATATCAGCTGGATTTAAACGGTCGAAACCACCGGCACGAGCAGGAATCCCATCAATTACAATAAGGGCATCATTATTACCAAGTGTATTCGAACCTCTAATTCTGATACCAGAACCGTCATATCCGGGCTCGCCACTACGGTTTACTGCCACTACACCAGGCATACGACCTGCTATTGAGTTTGATAAATTGACGGCAGGTGATTTAACTAATTCTGCACCCTTAACTGTAGTAACAGAACCAGTAACAGTCTCCTTCTTTTGTACACCATAACCTACCACAATCACTTCACCAAGTGTTTGTTCATCAGGCTGAAGGCTAACATTGAGAATCGAACGGCCATTGGTAGCAATCTCTTGTGCAAGATAACCAATGTAAGTAAACACGAGTGTAGCGTTTTTATCGATAGAAACTGAGTAATCTCCGTTTGAGTCAGAGATACTTCCTTTGCTTGTACCCTTTACTACGATACTAACTCCGGGTAAAGCTTGCCCTTGGGCATCGGTCACTTTACCTTTAATTGTTTGTGCAAACGCACTTGCAGACAATAGAAAAATAGCCATCAACAGTGTTATAGTAAAACTCCTGTTGAGGGGAGGTTTTTGAGTAAAAATTTTCATAAAAGTTTAGATAGAATGGGTTGAATTCAATTGTGTTTATTCATTAATGACCAGCTATATGCTGTAAAAAAGGCTATCGTTTAAAAAATTAAAAATTACCATAAAAACTGCTAAGCAGTAGGACCAAGCAAAATCGAATAATGCAACACATTATTACCAAAAAAACAATACCGTTTCGGGAATGATGTCGAATTAACACATTCCTTATCGAGACAGCTTTATTTTTTTGGGTTTCTCAAAAATAGTAATTTTTTAATCAAATCTTAATCTTTTAATATAATTTTTTCAAGAAATTATTAAACTAATAAATTGAATAAAAAAATATATGATTTTTTGAGGATTTATTAATAAAAATATTTAAAAATAAATAATGTTTTATACACACATAAAGAAGAATATCGAAGTCATAAAGATTAACAAAAGCATGGGAGGGTTTTTATTTGAATTTTCCGCTTGAATAATTCGAGCTTATTTCTAAGGCAAAGAAAAGATTCTGAAACTAATATTAGACAAAAAAAATACCCCCACTAGATAGAAATCTGGCGGGGGTATCTGAATAAAACCTTTTTTATAAATTTCCTTTCTTGAACTCTTTCACTGCATAATCGGCAGCACGAGCGGTAATTGCCATAAAGGTAAGCGATGGGTTTTGTGTTGAATTAGTGGTCATACATGCACCATCAGTCACAAATACATTCTTACAATTATGAAATTGATTCCATTTATTGAGCATCGAAGTTTTAGGGTCTTTTCCCATTCTAACACCACCCATTTCGTGAATATCTAAACCAGGGGCCTTATTTGGATTATCATGTGTTTTGATATTTGTGAAACCAGCCAAAGTGTACATCTCGGTTAATTGCTCATGAAAATCTTTAATCATTTTCTCATCGTTATCATCATAAGCAACCGAAACCTTTAGCTGTGGAATTCCCCAAGGATCAACCAAAGTTTTATCAAGAGCCACATAATTACTTTCCTTCGGAATTGTTTCACCCATCATGTGAGAGCCTACACGCCAATTACCATATTTCTTTTGATTGAGACTATCTTTTAAACTTTCACCAATACCTGTAGTATCATTGTAAGTCATACGGCTTGCACTAAAACCAGCGGCATATCCACGCAAGAAATCAGTTTCTTGCTTAAAAACATTTCTAAAGCGTGGGATATAACTTCCGTTTGGTCTGATACCTTCGGTTGTCATATCAAGCATGCCTTCATACTCACCCGAAATAGTCGTACGGAAATTGTGGAAAGCAATATATTTACCCAATAGTCCATTGTCATTACCAAAACCATTCGGGAAACGATTTGAAATTGAGTTAAGCAAAATCAAGTTAGTATTTAGCGTAGCCGCATTCAAGAAAATCACACGAGCATAATATTCAGTCATTTGCTTGGTATGTGCATCAATTACACGCACGCCCGTAGCCTTACCTTTTTTCTCATCATAAATAATAGAGTGTACAACCGAATCTGTTTTTAGCGTAAGTTTACCTGTACGCATTGCCCACGGAATGGTAGATGAATTACTACTAAAATAACCGCCATACGGACACCCTCTTTGACACAAATTACGATGCTGACATTTTGCTCTACCTTGCTGAAAATGAATAGGTTGCGGGTCAGTAAGATGGGCACAACGGCCGATAATAATCGGTCGAGCACCTTTATAATGCTTGGCCATTTGTTGTGTAAAGTGTTTTTCTACACATGATTGCTCATGCGGAGGTAGAAATTCTCCATCTGGTAATTGCGGAAGTCCATCTTTATTTCCAGAAATTCCGGCAAACTTCTCAACATAACTATACCAAGGTGCAATATCGGCATAACCAATCGGCCATTCTACGGCATAACCATCACGTGCAGGGCCATCAAAATCATATTGCGACCAACGTTGTGTACCTCTTGCCCACATCAAAGATTTTCCCCCAACCTGATAGCCACGAATCCAATCAAATGGTTTTTCTTGTACATAAGGATGTTCGGCATCTTTCACGAAAAAATGAGCAGCATCTTCATTAAAGGCATAACAACGGCTAGCAATTGGGTTAGCATCTTTTAATGCTTTAGGAATTTGCCCTAAATGCTCAAACTCCCAAGGGTTCATCATCGTTGTTGGATAATCTGTCACGTGTTTCACGTCACGTCCACGCTCCAACAAAAGCGTACGTAAACCTTTACCAGTCAACTCTTTAGCTGACCAACCTCCACTAATACCAGAGCCAACAACAATGGCATCAAAAGTGCGTTCTTTTACTGAATCTATATTAAAATTTGGCATGATTTCTTTTCAAAATATTGGATTGAAACAATTTGTAAATTGGATGTGTGTTATTGCTTCACAGGAACACACCCATGATAAAATCCTGGGGCAATGTTGTAGTTCAAGACATTGACCATATAGTATTCGGAATTCGTATAACCACGAATCGTCAGACTTTTTATCATATCTACAAAAGCTTTACCTTCTTGGCTAGCAGCACTCATTTTGAGTAATACATCGGGGCGTTGTTTAGCATCGCAGACCACAAACGATTTACTATAATTTTGATTAGCCACTTCTTCGATTTTCACCAAACCTTGTCGGAGGTTTTTCTGAGCAGTTTCTCCATAACAATCATTAATCATTCGTAGAGCAAATTGATGAACTTTTAGTGATTTTGCTCCGGGAGTTTTTGTTTCTGGAATGATTGTTTCTACGATTTCGGCTAAAAGAGACTCGTCATTGGCAGATAAGGAATCATCATGTCCTATTGAATCGGGTGTCCAGCTTGAAGCCCATGAGGGCATAGCCACCAAGCCGCCTAAAGCCATAGATAGGCTCTTGATTGCGGAGCGTCGTTGCATAGTTTTGTTGATTTTAGGTTGAATAATTATATTGTCGTGTTATAAAAAGCTGCGGAGGCTTGATAATGTTGTAAAGTTAGAAATGAATGATGAAAAAAAGTTTTTCTGCCAAGTAAATTTTTATTGGATACTTAACGGAAAAACTTCTTTGATTATCATTTTAGAAGGAATTGCTTAAATTAAAACTGCTTCAAATAGCTAATTTTAGCAATTATGTGGTTTTCCTTTTCGTATCGAATATCTTTTGGGTCGCTTATATTATCGAAACCTCTACGATTGAAGACTACATAAATGTATGATAATGGTTGGTATTCCCAAGAAAGACGAATATTATAGTTTTTCGAATTATATTCGGAGTTTTGTTGATAAAAACCAATTAATTGCACA harbors:
- a CDS encoding GMC oxidoreductase, with the translated sequence MPNFNIDSVKERTFDAIVVGSGISGGWSAKELTGKGLRTLLLERGRDVKHVTDYPTTMMNPWEFEHLGQIPKALKDANPIASRCYAFNEDAAHFFVKDAEHPYVQEKPFDWIRGYQVGGKSLMWARGTQRWSQYDFDGPARDGYAVEWPIGYADIAPWYSYVEKFAGISGNKDGLPQLPDGEFLPPHEQSCVEKHFTQQMAKHYKGARPIIIGRCAHLTDPQPIHFQQGRAKCQHRNLCQRGCPYGGYFSSNSSTIPWAMRTGKLTLKTDSVVHSIIYDEKKGKATGVRVIDAHTKQMTEYYARVIFLNAATLNTNLILLNSISNRFPNGFGNDNGLLGKYIAFHNFRTTISGEYEGMLDMTTEGIRPNGSYIPRFRNVFKQETDFLRGYAAGFSASRMTYNDTTGIGESLKDSLNQKKYGNWRVGSHMMGETIPKESNYVALDKTLVDPWGIPQLKVSVAYDDNDEKMIKDFHEQLTEMYTLAGFTNIKTHDNPNKAPGLDIHEMGGVRMGKDPKTSMLNKWNQFHNCKNVFVTDGACMTTNSTQNPSLTFMAITARAADYAVKEFKKGNL
- a CDS encoding SusC/RagA family TonB-linked outer membrane protein, yielding MKIFTQKPPLNRSFTITLLMAIFLLSASAFAQTIKGKVTDAQGQALPGVSIVVKGTSKGSISDSNGDYSVSIDKNATLVFTYIGYLAQEIATNGRSILNVSLQPDEQTLGEVIVVGYGVQKKETVTGSVTTVKGAELVKSPAVNLSNSIAGRMPGVVAVNRSGEPGYDGSGIRIRGSNTLGNNDALIVIDGIPARAGGFDRLNPADIETISVLKDASAAIYGARAANGVILITTKKGKESKPELSYSYNQGYSQPTKLPKLANAAQYTEMLNDLDIYGLPASEWSAATQAYKSAGSYTRPNGTVRKAPFTPDDMQKYKDGSDPWGHPDTDWYAATLKDWSPQSRHNLQLTGGSSNLKYLASLGYQNQDAYYKNSATGYQQYDLRINLNAKVNKYIDLNLGMLGREEYRFFPTQSAGAIFRMLMRGKPQQPAYWPNGLPGPDIENGQNPVVITTNATGYDRDKRDYLQTNGQLDIKIPGIDGLKFTATASVDKLIRNTKRWTTPWILYERGVGFEADGVTPKLIASKRGPAEPNLNQGVENTLNILLGGVISYERKFKDHGLTLLAGSNRETVQGDNLNAYRRYFISSALDQMFAGGDLEKNNGGGAFETARLNYFGRAAYNFKEKYLLEFLWRYDGSYNFPKNTRYGFFPGVMAGWLLSEEKFMKEIPAINYLKLRGSYGQMGNDNIQINGVNYNYQYLSVYGFNSYIINNTETKTLFETRVPNNNITWEVANNANIGLEGQLFNSKVSFEFDYFYNKRTNILWPKNASIPQSTGMTLPPQNFGEVANRGFDAQIGYRGEKNGLKYSISVNGGYAKNKILFWDEAPGAPEWQRTTGRPMNTVQAYIYDGVFKDQAEIDANKIDYKSIVNTLRPGDMKYLDYNGDGKITPDDQVRTDFNNIPMFQGGMSFIASYKNFDLNVLFQGAAGAKQYVSPGEMGNIGNFLYSMYRDRWTVENPSSVHPRIANRSDQYFSANNTYWFRSTDYIRLKNFEVGYTIPEKLTRKAGMSALRLYVNGLNLFTITKFDSFDPESSSSTGQYYPQQRIINGGLTVTF
- a CDS encoding gluconate 2-dehydrogenase subunit 3 family protein, giving the protein MQRRSAIKSLSMALGGLVAMPSWASSWTPDSIGHDDSLSANDESLLAEIVETIIPETKTPGAKSLKVHQFALRMINDCYGETAQKNLRQGLVKIEEVANQNYSKSFVVCDAKQRPDVLLKMSAASQEGKAFVDMIKSLTIRGYTNSEYYMVNVLNYNIAPGFYHGCVPVKQ
- a CDS encoding RagB/SusD family nutrient uptake outer membrane protein is translated as MKRIKILAISFFTAGFTMTSCNDDFVNTKPLDAVSESAVWSDAALTDAFVTNLYGGFGNGGFDEQMLASLTDETMFTHPGRGITTITEARSNPADNGWINGTLAWANMYSRIRACNLAIQNLEKPQFNDPTLVNRLMGEAKFMRAYYYHQLVRYYGGVPIVDKAYTLDDPDLLAERKSYEECINFIVKDCDEAAKLLDGRTMAAGRATKAAALALKARNLLYAASDLHDMTTAKAKSPTLAAYAKAEILGYTSGNRSERWQKAKDAAKAVLDLAGLGYQVSLTAPATKEDATNNYMNIALARNGGEKDLILGRYFINAKQENGGRQGLFNGPNGYHNWAGNTPIQLMVDDYEMMDGTKFDWNKPEHAANPYQNRDPRMYASILYDGANWKPRTADVATKDPANQIQTGSYEVTNASGAKVQYFGLDTRQSSVEDWNGSYTGYYVRKFIDPNPSIVDQNSWQQIPWPFLRYTEAIFNYAEACIELGQDAEARTWLNKIRFRSGMPALTESGDALRERYRNERRIEMFLEEQRFHDTRRWMIADKTLARKANGITVIGKLKTGKTMSLYKYDPTSYDYTYKVFEIDPGKENRAWLDKMYYLPIHRDEMNRNNKLVQNPGY